The genome window GCCAACCGGAATTACCAGCATAAGTGGTGCTTATCCAAGAGGATGGCCTTGATCTGGGGAACACCGGAGCCGACAAGATCTAGCGGGTCGACTTTGATGATTTGCCCGATCAGAAAGACAATCATGAGACTGCCGAGGACGTAGGGGATTAACCACACGGTGTGGCAACCCGGCTGCTTGGAGGCAGGGGGCTGCGAGTTTAATCTTCCCGGTAGGGGTGGTGAGTCTTTGAAAATGGGGCTGCTTGGGCTTGGATAAAAAAGCAAGCGCTTGCCGTGTGCCTGGACGGAGAATGATCAGCTTTAATGTTAAAGAGTTTGCACTGGTCACAAGGCCTCCATTTCCCCATTATTTATTATAACGTTAATTATCAAGAGTGTCGCCGTTAATTCGGAATCCAAGGTATGATATGATAGGACATGGTAATTTCAATACACAAGTGGAGGATTAGATATGGAGTTTATTGCCACCCTAGCAGGGTTGCTGTTGCTAACCCAAATTGTGGCGCACTACTGCCGGCGGATCGAGATTCCCGAGGTAATTGGGCAGATTATCGTAGGGATTCTCGTTGGCCCGGCGGTACTCAATTGGGTGCACCTGAATGCCATGATGAATGAGTTTCAGGAAATTGGGGTAATTATTTTAATGTTTATTGCGGGGCTCGAAAGTGACCTGTCCCAGCTGCGGAAGTATCTCAAACCGGCCTTCTTCGTGGCGGCGGCCGGAGCGTTGATCCCGGTCTTGGTTATGGCCCCGGCCAGCTATTTCTTTGGTTTTACCAAAACGGAGTCGGTCTTTATCGGGGTCATCTTCGCGGCCACGTCCGTCAGCATTTCCGTGGCGGTCCTGCGGGAGTTTAACCAGTTGAGCAGCCGGGAGGGGGCGACCATCCTTGGTGCTGCGGTAGCGGATGACATTATCGGCGTGATGATGCTGTCGATCATGATCAGTGTTATTAACAGCGAGGGTGGCAATGCCCACAGTAGTCTGCCCCTCTGGCTGGCACTGTGCCTGCAAGTCCTGTTCTTTGGGGGCACCTACCTCCTGGTTCGCTGGTTGGCACCATACCTGATGCGGGTTAGTGAACATATGCTGACCGAGGCGGCCCCGTCTGTCATGGCGATGATTATTTGTCTGGGGATGGCCGCAATTGCCCATTACGTCGGCCTGAGTGGGGCGGTCGGCTCCTTCTTTGCCGGAATTGCGGTCGCTAATACCCACCGGAAAGAAACAATTGACCGGAGCTTTGAACCGATCGGTTACGCCCTGTTCATTCCTCTGTTCTTCGTCAGCGTTGGTTTGAACATGCGCTTTGACAATATTGAGCGGTCACTGCTATTCGTGATTGTGATGACTGTTTTGGCCTGTCTGACGAAGCTCGTCGGTTGTGGGGCCGGCGCCCGGCTGGCCGGCTTTAATATGACCAGTTCCTACGTTGTCGGCAGTGGGATGGTCGCCCGGGGAGAAATGGCCCTGATTACGGCCCAGATTGGTTATGAGGCCCACTTGCTGTCGTCGATGTACTATTCTGATGTCATCACCGTGATTATTCTGGCGACGGTCTTAGCACCATTTATTTTGAAGCATTCATTAAAAAAGCTACCCACGGCGCCAGCTGCGGATTAGTTTAGGGGTGAGGCGAAAACGCCGCCTCTTTTTTATTTATGCGAAACGTTATGGTTAGGGACAATAAAATGCTAAAATGGATAGTCATAAAAAATTAAGAAAAGAGGGGCTTGAATGGAAGCAGGAGAACAACGGGCGGAGCAAGCGCGGGTGGACCAGGTCGAGCGGGAGATCAAGCGCCAGGTCGCCACGGCTGAACAGGCGGTTGACGAAGCCCACCAGGAAACCCGGGCGGTAGAAAAGAATTATAGCGAAAACGCCTCGATTAACCGCTACGAAGTCGATGATATTGCCGAATCGCGGTCGGAGCTGGAACAGCAACGGCGGCTGGTCTCTCAAGCGGCGGAAAATGAAAACATCATCAAACACCAGTTGCGGACCCTGCAAAATCTTCAGGGGTCCCCATACTTTGGGCGGATCGACATCCTTGATCCAGGTGAAGACGAACCGGAACGCTTGTATATCGGGACTGCCTCCCTCATGAACAGCGACCGGACGGACTTTTTGATCTATGATTGGCGGGCGCCCATCTCCGGAGTTTACTATAACGGTACCCTGGGCAAGGTGCAGTACGAAACACCAGCTGGTACCCAGTCGACCGAGCTGGTTAAAAAGCGGCAGTTCACCATCAAAGACGGGCGGATCACTAACATGTTCGATACCAATGAAACGGTAGGGGACGAGCTCCTTCAGGCAGCGCTGGGAGCCCAAAATGACCAGTACATGCGCAACATCGTGGCAACGATTCAGCAGGAGCAGAATGACATTATCCGCAACACGAGCAGTGACCTCTTGCTGGTGCAAGGGGTGGCCGGTTCTGGGAAAACCTCGGCGATTTTACAGCGGATTGCCTACCTGCTTTACCACAGCCGGGCTGACCTGAACGCCGACCAAATCGTTTTATTCAGTCCCAACAACCTCTTTAGCCACTATATCTCAGAGGTCCTGCCGAGTCTGGGAGAGCGGAACATGCGGCAGGTAACGTTGGCGGGCTTTTTGCGGCGCCGCTTTGAGGGGCTGCAAGTAGAAACCCTCTTTGACCGCTATGAAGAGCGGCAAAGCGAAGCAACGGCTGCGCACGCGGCAGCTAACTTTCTCGAAAGTGCCACGGTGATGACGGCGGTGCGCCAGTACGTTCACCAGTTGCCGGTTGACCAGGTACAGTTTGCCAACCTGACTTTTAACAGCCAGGTCTTCTTCAGTGCGGACCACATTCGGGAGTTGTACCAGCGTTTGCCGGCCTCTTTGTCGGCAGCTGACCGGCTGGTCCAGCTGAAAAACAAGCTGATTCGTGAACTTCAGCACCGGGTTCGGGAGGAGGCCAAGAAGGATTGGGTTGCCAAAGCTCTTGACGAATTAGATGTTCAGCAGTTGCATAGCCTCTACGGTCAACGGTCTGTCGACGATTTCAAGGACGAAGAGGCCCAATATGCCTACCTGGCCCGTAAACTGGCGAAGCGCCGCCTGCGGGTAGTTGCGGATGCCATCTACAATAACTATTTCATCGACTTTTACAACCAGTATGAACGGTTCCTGCGGCAGGTGGACCTACCACAAACGATTAGCAACCGGGACTGGATTGGGGTGCTTACTGACTACCAAAATGAAATCGAGTACCACCGGATTAAGTTGATGCACACCGCGCCCTTATTGTACTTGCGGGATTTAATGACTGGCAGCGGTCAGAACCGCTCCTTCCAATACGTATTTATTGATGAAATGCAAGACTACCCCCTGGCAACCCTGGTCTACCTCCGCCACGCCTTTCCCCGGGCCAAGTTTACCGTGCTCGGCGACAGTGAGCAGGCCCTGTTTAAGCCTCTCCAGCTCCCTGGGGCCATGTTGAAGGAACTGCGGACGGTGCTGGATGCCAAGCACCCGCAGTTGATTTCTCTTAACCGCAGCTACCGGTCAACCGCGGAAATTACCGATTTTGCCAAGGCACTGCTGCCGGACGGCGAACAAATCGTTTCCTTTACTCGGCATGGTGAAAAGCCCCGTTTGCTGGTGCGGTATGACGAGGCCAGCTTTAATCAGGCCCTAGTGGAAACCATCATCCAACAGCGAGCGGACTACGAAACGGTCGCGGTCCTGACTAAGAACCGGGAGCAGGCCCAGGCAATCTACCGTTTCCTGCACCAGCGCCAACTGGGCGATTTGCACCTGCTAACCGCCCGGGATAGTGACCTGCCAGCGGGAATCCTGGTTTTACCGGTGTACCTCGCTAAGGGGCTGGAGTTCGACGCGGTCATCGCTGCAGATGTTTCCACCGCCAACCTGCAGAACGTGGATGCTGTCGGGATGGTTTACACGATGGCGACCCGGGCAATGCACCATTTGACTTTGTTGAGCAAAGGAGCGGTAACGCGAGCGATTAATTCTGCCGCAAGTCAGCAACTGGTGATCGAACATGAATTTACAGATAAATAATAAAACGCTTTCATGATAATGGGCGATATGTTACGCTATCATTAGTGACTTATAAGGAGATGTTCCCGATGGTAAAAGATGAATATACGTTAGTGTTAGTCAAACCAGATGGTGTTAAGACCCGCCA of Limosilactobacillus oris contains these proteins:
- a CDS encoding cation:proton antiporter translates to MEFIATLAGLLLLTQIVAHYCRRIEIPEVIGQIIVGILVGPAVLNWVHLNAMMNEFQEIGVIILMFIAGLESDLSQLRKYLKPAFFVAAAGALIPVLVMAPASYFFGFTKTESVFIGVIFAATSVSISVAVLREFNQLSSREGATILGAAVADDIIGVMMLSIMISVINSEGGNAHSSLPLWLALCLQVLFFGGTYLLVRWLAPYLMRVSEHMLTEAAPSVMAMIICLGMAAIAHYVGLSGAVGSFFAGIAVANTHRKETIDRSFEPIGYALFIPLFFVSVGLNMRFDNIERSLLFVIVMTVLACLTKLVGCGAGARLAGFNMTSSYVVGSGMVARGEMALITAQIGYEAHLLSSMYYSDVITVIILATVLAPFILKHSLKKLPTAPAAD
- the helD gene encoding RNA polymerase recycling motor HelD, whose translation is MEAGEQRAEQARVDQVEREIKRQVATAEQAVDEAHQETRAVEKNYSENASINRYEVDDIAESRSELEQQRRLVSQAAENENIIKHQLRTLQNLQGSPYFGRIDILDPGEDEPERLYIGTASLMNSDRTDFLIYDWRAPISGVYYNGTLGKVQYETPAGTQSTELVKKRQFTIKDGRITNMFDTNETVGDELLQAALGAQNDQYMRNIVATIQQEQNDIIRNTSSDLLLVQGVAGSGKTSAILQRIAYLLYHSRADLNADQIVLFSPNNLFSHYISEVLPSLGERNMRQVTLAGFLRRRFEGLQVETLFDRYEERQSEATAAHAAANFLESATVMTAVRQYVHQLPVDQVQFANLTFNSQVFFSADHIRELYQRLPASLSAADRLVQLKNKLIRELQHRVREEAKKDWVAKALDELDVQQLHSLYGQRSVDDFKDEEAQYAYLARKLAKRRLRVVADAIYNNYFIDFYNQYERFLRQVDLPQTISNRDWIGVLTDYQNEIEYHRIKLMHTAPLLYLRDLMTGSGQNRSFQYVFIDEMQDYPLATLVYLRHAFPRAKFTVLGDSEQALFKPLQLPGAMLKELRTVLDAKHPQLISLNRSYRSTAEITDFAKALLPDGEQIVSFTRHGEKPRLLVRYDEASFNQALVETIIQQRADYETVAVLTKNREQAQAIYRFLHQRQLGDLHLLTARDSDLPAGILVLPVYLAKGLEFDAVIAADVSTANLQNVDAVGMVYTMATRAMHHLTLLSKGAVTRAINSAASQQLVIEHEFTDK